In the Paenibacillus sp. FSL H7-0357 genome, one interval contains:
- a CDS encoding MTH1187 family thiamine-binding protein, with the protein MAIGEVTVIPIGTGSTSLSSYVADMQRVLRGVEGITYELTSMGTIIEGPIPRILAAVEALHESPFAAGAQRVSTSLKIDDRRDKPSTSRSKLQSVERKLEEN; encoded by the coding sequence ATGGCTATTGGCGAAGTAACCGTAATTCCGATCGGCACAGGCAGCACTAGCCTTAGCAGCTATGTGGCCGATATGCAGCGTGTGCTCAGGGGAGTGGAAGGGATCACTTATGAGCTTACATCCATGGGGACGATTATCGAAGGGCCGATCCCGCGGATTCTCGCTGCCGTAGAAGCGCTGCATGAGTCACCTTTCGCTGCCGGGGCGCAGCGGGTATCCACGTCGCTGAAGATTGATGACCGCCGCGACAAGCCGTCTACAAGCCGCAGCAAGCTGCAGTCCGTTGAACGCAAGCTGGAGGAGAATTGA
- a CDS encoding DUF3888 domain-containing protein, whose product MVTLLMCSLLLAPGVRADPEEKEQLCKDALLTALNPAIQNAVNGYFGSPRQYGLYDAEIIKIERVQKGGFLFNVTVKVKTFVGPHTNTRIKDKNQPGTH is encoded by the coding sequence ATGGTCACTTTACTGATGTGTAGCCTCTTACTGGCCCCTGGCGTCAGAGCCGATCCGGAAGAGAAGGAACAGTTATGCAAAGACGCTCTACTTACTGCACTAAACCCAGCGATCCAAAATGCAGTAAACGGATATTTTGGCTCTCCACGGCAATACGGACTGTATGATGCAGAGATCATAAAAATCGAACGTGTACAAAAGGGCGGGTTCTTGTTCAACGTAACTGTCAAGGTCAAAACTTTTGTGGGTCCGCATACCAACACAAGGATCAAAGATAAAAATCAACCAGGTACCCACTGA
- a CDS encoding ASCH domain-containing protein, whose protein sequence is MRCLTIRQPWATLIALGEKSFETRSWRTAYRGEIAIHAGLKIDKAVCLREPFQSVLARHGLTADNLPAGVIVATGSLINCYEVTAGMAEEGWPYGSEYIFGDYREGRFAWELTGVTPLEDNIPAKGRLGFWEHPVLQRKR, encoded by the coding sequence ATGCGATGCCTGACTATACGGCAGCCTTGGGCGACGCTCATTGCTCTTGGTGAAAAATCATTCGAGACCCGTTCCTGGAGAACGGCTTACCGGGGTGAAATCGCCATTCATGCCGGTTTGAAGATTGATAAGGCAGTATGCTTACGGGAGCCTTTCCAATCGGTGCTCGCCCGTCATGGTCTTACAGCGGACAATTTGCCTGCCGGAGTGATTGTAGCGACAGGATCGCTGATAAACTGTTATGAAGTTACAGCTGGTATGGCTGAAGAAGGCTGGCCCTACGGCAGCGAATATATCTTTGGAGATTATAGGGAGGGACGGTTTGCCTGGGAACTGACGGGGGTCACTCCGCTTGAGGACAACATTCCGGCCAAAGGCCGACTGGGCTTCTGGGAGCATCCTGTTCTGCAAAGAAAGCGGTGA
- a CDS encoding collagen-binding domain-containing protein, with product MLKKKSLALILTGILTIGNMLHPGINAEAASMPYTPTPVLGVAGNFNAFIFGDFAQSNDQIHGRLAAAGNITLQGYGVSKDAVGGDVLIAGKNIDFSNGTVYGTSVYGGSMKSSGADLKGGTRQDHPIDFQAEEQFLIQRSSELAALKQTQPFVRDGGKMTINAPDSFNVIHLTAADLAVTNGLQFNIAGNATVIINVSGNKVVIPDFQMWNGKPHNVLFNFYEASSVANGNTTIEGTMLAPHAFVAFSRAELHGTLIAKGFSGYIQMHHHTFEGTVPPVGPTPTPTPTATPTPTPTPTPTATPTPTPTATPTPTPTPTPTATPTPTPTPTPTPTPTATPTPTPTPTPVPTPTPTATPTPTPTPTPTPTPTPTPTPTATPTPTATPTPTPTPIPTPTPTPTPVPTPTPTPVPTATPTPTPTPTPTPTPVPTPTPTPVPTPTPTPVPTPTPTPVPTPTPVPTPTPTPVPTPTPTSTPTPVPTPTPVPTPTPTPTPTPTPVPTPTPVPTPVPTPTPTPTPTPTPTPTPVPTPTPTPVPTPTPTPVPTPTPTPVPTPTPAPTPVPTATPVPTPVPTPVPTVEPTPAPTSVTPTVDPTPAPTSVAPTVEPTPAPTSVAPTVEPTPAPTSVTPTVDPTPAPTSVVPTVDPTPAPTSVAPTVDPTPAPTPTVIGTNDDQEITIDEDPLPLGPVTTPSPVQPTPETTPATDPVPAPVPDEEIVLDEEIPLGPVDPAESLPQTGEASPAPYYITGLAIAGVGLLLSRTARTSRRKR from the coding sequence TTGTTGAAGAAAAAATCATTAGCCTTGATTCTGACGGGGATTTTAACCATCGGCAATATGCTTCATCCGGGGATCAATGCAGAGGCGGCAAGCATGCCGTACACCCCAACACCGGTGCTGGGAGTCGCCGGGAATTTCAACGCCTTTATCTTTGGAGATTTCGCGCAAAGCAATGACCAGATCCACGGACGGCTTGCTGCTGCAGGGAACATTACTCTTCAAGGATATGGCGTATCCAAGGATGCTGTAGGCGGAGATGTGCTTATCGCCGGCAAAAACATCGACTTTTCAAATGGAACAGTTTATGGCACCTCTGTGTATGGAGGCAGCATGAAAAGTTCAGGAGCTGATCTTAAAGGAGGTACGCGGCAGGATCATCCGATCGATTTTCAAGCTGAGGAGCAATTTTTGATTCAGCGTTCGAGTGAACTAGCTGCTCTGAAACAAACGCAGCCCTTTGTCAGAGATGGAGGGAAAATGACGATTAACGCTCCGGATTCCTTTAATGTCATTCATTTGACTGCTGCGGATTTGGCGGTTACCAACGGTCTCCAGTTCAACATTGCAGGAAATGCCACGGTAATTATCAATGTAAGCGGGAATAAGGTCGTCATTCCGGATTTTCAAATGTGGAACGGCAAACCTCACAATGTGCTGTTCAACTTCTACGAAGCTTCTTCTGTAGCAAATGGCAACACAACCATTGAAGGAACCATGTTAGCGCCTCATGCCTTTGTGGCATTCAGCCGAGCTGAGCTGCATGGTACCCTTATTGCAAAAGGATTCAGCGGTTATATTCAGATGCATCATCATACCTTTGAGGGAACGGTGCCGCCAGTCGGGCCGACGCCGACACCAACGCCGACGGCGACGCCAACACCGACGCCGACACCGACACCAACGGCGACACCAACGCCGACACCAACGGCGACGCCAACACCAACGCCGACACCGACACCAACGGCGACGCCAACACCGACACCGACACCGACGCCGACACCAACACCAACGGCGACGCCAACACCAACACCAACACCAACGCCGGTACCGACGCCGACACCAACGGCGACGCCAACACCGACACCAACGCCAACACCGACACCGACACCGACACCGACACCAACACCAACAGCAACGCCAACACCGACGGCGACGCCAACACCGACACCAACGCCAATACCGACGCCGACACCAACACCAACGCCGGTACCGACGCCGACACCAACGCCGGTGCCAACGGCGACGCCAACACCAACACCGACGCCGACACCAACGCCAACACCGGTGCCGACACCGACGCCAACACCGGTGCCGACACCAACGCCAACACCGGTGCCGACACCAACGCCAACACCGGTGCCAACACCAACACCGGTGCCGACACCGACGCCAACACCGGTACCGACACCAACGCCGACATCAACGCCAACACCGGTGCCAACACCAACACCGGTACCGACACCAACGCCAACGCCGACACCAACGCCAACACCGGTGCCAACACCAACGCCGGTACCAACACCGGTGCCAACACCGACACCAACACCGACACCGACACCAACGCCAACACCGACACCGGTGCCAACACCGACACCAACGCCGGTACCGACGCCGACACCGACACCGGTGCCAACACCGACACCAACGCCGGTACCGACACCAACACCAGCGCCAACACCGGTACCAACGGCGACACCAGTGCCGACACCAGTGCCGACACCAGTGCCAACGGTAGAACCAACGCCAGCGCCGACAAGCGTAACGCCAACGGTAGACCCGACGCCAGCACCGACGAGTGTAGCGCCAACGGTAGAACCAACGCCAGCGCCGACGAGTGTAGCGCCAACGGTAGAACCAACGCCAGCGCCGACAAGCGTAACGCCAACGGTAGACCCGACGCCAGCGCCGACAAGTGTAGTGCCAACGGTAGACCCGACACCAGCACCGACGAGTGTAGCGCCAACAGTAGACCCGACGCCAGCGCCGACACCAACGGTGATTGGTACGAATGACGATCAGGAGATTACGATTGATGAGGATCCGCTGCCTTTGGGCCCTGTGACCACACCTTCGCCTGTGCAGCCAACGCCGGAGACTACTCCAGCGACTGATCCAGTACCTGCTCCGGTACCGGATGAAGAGATTGTTCTTGATGAAGAAATTCCGCTGGGGCCAGTGGATCCAGCCGAGAGTCTGCCGCAGACGGGTGAAGCCAGCCCGGCACCTTATTATATTACCGGTCTCGCTATTGCCGGAGTAGGTCTGCTGCTGAGCAGAACGGCAAGAACCAGCAGACGAAAACGCTGA
- a CDS encoding alpha/beta hydrolase encodes MWSVIILAIIIVIAGGLTYAGFFFYGVAIHRAPKEFLANSPALKVDPPVAGASWGEGAEWIARQSFRNVDMSSEDGLKLRGYYLPSERAAGRTAIVAHGYSGKAKDMGAYAKIYYENLGYNVLIPDARGHGESTGNYIGFGWPERRDYVKWIEYIIEENGLQAQIVLHGVSMGGATVMMTAGEELPPQVKAVVADCGYSSVKAQLSYQLWRMYHLPSFPFVQIASLITRLKAGYFFGEASALKQVRKARVPILFIHGDADKFVPYAMMDKVYQACRSPKDKFVVHDAGHGLSYDTDKAGYVSKVSEFVNRYVK; translated from the coding sequence ATGTGGAGTGTAATTATACTGGCGATTATTATCGTCATTGCCGGAGGATTGACCTATGCGGGTTTCTTTTTCTATGGAGTGGCGATCCATCGGGCGCCTAAGGAGTTTTTGGCGAATTCACCTGCGCTGAAGGTAGATCCGCCGGTGGCTGGAGCATCCTGGGGAGAAGGGGCGGAGTGGATCGCCCGGCAGAGCTTCCGGAATGTCGACATGAGCTCAGAGGATGGACTGAAGCTGCGGGGTTATTATCTGCCGTCAGAGCGGGCAGCCGGACGTACAGCAATCGTTGCCCACGGCTATTCCGGCAAAGCAAAGGATATGGGGGCCTACGCCAAGATTTATTATGAAAACCTGGGCTATAATGTGCTGATTCCCGATGCCAGGGGACATGGTGAAAGCACAGGCAATTACATAGGATTTGGCTGGCCCGAACGCCGGGATTATGTAAAATGGATCGAATACATCATTGAAGAGAATGGGCTGCAGGCGCAGATTGTGCTGCATGGGGTGTCTATGGGCGGAGCAACGGTGATGATGACTGCGGGTGAAGAGCTTCCGCCGCAGGTGAAGGCGGTTGTTGCCGACTGCGGGTATAGTTCGGTCAAAGCACAGCTCTCTTATCAGCTCTGGCGGATGTATCATCTGCCAAGCTTTCCCTTCGTGCAGATTGCCAGTCTGATTACCCGGCTGAAAGCAGGCTATTTCTTCGGTGAGGCATCAGCGCTGAAGCAGGTGCGTAAGGCACGGGTGCCGATCCTGTTCATCCATGGTGATGCCGATAAGTTCGTACCCTATGCCATGATGGACAAAGTGTACCAGGCATGCCGCAGCCCCAAGGACAAGTTTGTAGTGCATGACGCAGGGCATGGGCTTTCTTATGATACGGATAAGGCGGGATATGTCAGCAAGGTAAGTGAGTTTGTTAACCGGTACGTGAAGTAG
- a CDS encoding DUF4367 domain-containing protein: MIIKRYLITLISLLVLTTAFGTVLASPETTPDNNPVSGGHGIISSAETIDLKEAETLMDNIDLHLPSVLPDNFKQESVIYNTPPEKISKSLRNLNEDSVKEVTIRYRDQTEPSNWIDYTTKKMEIDLVDENVKQIEINGVLGQYLESKEKGIKVFNWHFKGASHFVIAKSGIDESQLWDFVNSIK; encoded by the coding sequence ATGATTATTAAGAGATATTTAATTACTCTGATTTCACTTCTCGTACTTACAACAGCATTTGGAACAGTCTTAGCATCTCCTGAAACTACCCCAGATAATAATCCTGTATCAGGTGGGCATGGAATTATTTCATCTGCCGAAACAATTGATCTAAAAGAGGCTGAAACACTTATGGATAATATTGATCTTCATTTGCCATCAGTTCTGCCTGATAACTTCAAACAAGAAAGTGTTATTTATAACACACCACCAGAAAAAATCAGTAAATCACTTCGAAATCTAAATGAAGATTCCGTTAAAGAAGTTACCATACGTTATAGAGATCAAACTGAACCAAGTAATTGGATAGATTACACTACAAAAAAAATGGAGATTGATCTTGTTGATGAAAATGTAAAACAAATTGAAATTAATGGAGTACTGGGACAATATTTAGAAAGCAAAGAAAAAGGCATTAAGGTATTTAATTGGCACTTTAAGGGAGCAAGTCATTTTGTAATTGCAAAATCAGGGATTGATGAGTCACAACTTTGGGATTTTGTAAATTCAATTAAATAA
- a CDS encoding alpha/beta hydrolase produces MQTNLFVPFHMRNELYEACNSPKEKFVVHGAGHGLAYDTDKAGYIGKVSQFVARYVH; encoded by the coding sequence ATGCAGACAAATTTATTCGTGCCTTTCCACATGAGGAATGAGCTGTATGAGGCATGTAACAGCCCAAAAGAGAAATTCGTGGTTCATGGCGCAGGGCATGGACTTGCGTATGACACGGATAAGGCCGGATACATCGGCAAAGTAAGCCAGTTTGTTGCCCGTTATGTACATTAG
- a CDS encoding HD domain-containing phosphohydrolase: protein MNIYGVFLKKQIRNYFFGSVIAVLAVGSLLLLSSLEISAVEYSRLLIVLLLSFSIMAITEVSVFMNQLKPIRTAMKEQRPTLAMLEEAYLYTHRMPRNAVQRILGPHLLGLSLPAALMTFWMIHTGLINLPYFYLLLAMVGATLVACMHALIEFFLTCSAIVPLIKEFRNRALDMYNVDFSLEGHVFVAIRPKFLISCMLIGTFPLFLFIMATHIRMDSLNSSSLAGLQSYWAWAGMVLMVGILFSSIAAWLLTNSVQHPINELYKAMNNVKDGRLLQVQDEYSDEFSKLVAGFNMMVRGLQAREQQNRQLLDSYFTTLAVALDARDSYTAGHSLRVAEYSVIIGQLAGLTGQRLDDLRKSALLHDIGKIGVPDNVLFKEGNLTDEEFDQIKSHPVLGENILRQIEPVEKMAPYISGVRSHHERYDGKGYPDGLVGTSIPLHGRIIAVADAYDAMTSDRPYRKGMDHERALAILEQGRGSQWDPEIAGLFLAYFGKSASSEETDVPGRAG, encoded by the coding sequence ATGAATATATACGGGGTGTTTTTGAAGAAGCAAATCAGAAATTATTTTTTTGGCTCCGTGATTGCCGTGCTGGCGGTGGGAAGCCTGTTGCTGCTCTCTTCGCTGGAGATAAGTGCGGTGGAGTATTCCCGCCTGCTAATCGTATTGCTGCTCTCTTTTTCAATTATGGCAATCACGGAAGTCAGTGTGTTCATGAATCAACTCAAACCGATACGGACTGCAATGAAAGAACAGCGGCCTACGCTGGCCATGCTGGAGGAAGCTTATCTCTATACCCATCGAATGCCCAGAAATGCAGTACAGCGGATTCTAGGCCCGCATCTTCTCGGGTTATCCTTGCCGGCGGCCCTAATGACCTTCTGGATGATTCACACCGGATTAATCAACCTCCCTTATTTCTATCTGCTGCTGGCCATGGTCGGGGCGACTCTGGTGGCGTGCATGCATGCGCTGATCGAATTTTTCCTGACCTGCTCGGCCATTGTTCCGCTAATTAAAGAATTCAGAAACCGGGCTTTGGATATGTATAATGTGGATTTCTCGCTGGAAGGGCATGTATTTGTAGCCATCCGCCCAAAATTTCTGATCAGCTGCATGCTGATCGGGACGTTTCCGCTGTTTCTTTTCATCATGGCAACACATATCCGCATGGACAGCCTCAACAGCAGTTCGCTTGCCGGCTTGCAGAGTTATTGGGCTTGGGCAGGGATGGTGCTGATGGTAGGTATATTATTCTCCTCCATTGCCGCCTGGCTCCTGACTAACAGCGTTCAACACCCGATCAATGAACTATACAAGGCAATGAATAACGTCAAGGACGGGCGCCTCTTGCAGGTGCAGGATGAATATTCCGATGAATTTTCCAAGCTGGTGGCCGGGTTTAATATGATGGTGCGGGGGCTTCAGGCCCGGGAACAGCAGAACAGACAGCTTCTGGACAGCTACTTCACCACGCTTGCCGTAGCTCTGGATGCGCGTGATTCCTATACTGCGGGACATTCACTGCGGGTGGCGGAGTACTCGGTCATTATTGGACAATTGGCGGGGCTGACGGGCCAAAGGCTCGATGACCTGCGGAAATCAGCTCTGCTGCATGATATCGGCAAAATCGGTGTGCCCGACAATGTCCTGTTTAAAGAGGGAAATCTTACAGATGAGGAATTTGATCAGATTAAGAGCCATCCGGTGCTTGGGGAAAATATTTTGCGGCAGATTGAGCCTGTGGAGAAGATGGCGCCCTACATAAGTGGAGTCCGCTCACATCATGAGCGTTACGACGGCAAAGGTTATCCGGATGGCCTTGTCGGAACGTCCATCCCGCTGCATGGCAGAATCATTGCTGTAGCCGATGCCTACGACGCTATGACATCGGACCGCCCCTACCGGAAAGGGATGGATCATGAGCGGGCGCTGGCTATTCTGGAACAGGGCAGAGGAAGCCAGTGGGATCCTGAAATCGCCGGGTTATTCCTGGCATACTTCGGGAAGTCGGCAAGTTCAGAAGAAACGGATGTTCCCGGAAGGGCGGGGTGA